Below is a window of Lacrimispora xylanolytica DNA.
AGGAATATTTTGAAGACGGTACAAGATGGGGAATTAAGGTTTCCTATGCCTATGAAGAAGAGCTCTTAGGCACAGCCGGAGCGATTAAGAATGCAGGGCGTCTCGTGACCGACGACCGGTTTCTGGCACTGAATGCAGATACCTTCTATCAGATTGATTATGAAAGACTGACCTCCTTAAGTGAGGAGCGGAATCTCCATATGGCTCTGGTATTGCGGGAAGTACCTGACGTATCCCGGTATGGACAGGCCCTTTTGGAAGATGGCTGGTTAAAATCCTTTGACGAAAAAACAGAAGAATCCGTAAGAGGAACCATCAACGGAGGCGTTTACTACCTTCGCCGTTCCCTTCTTGAAGAAATTCCGGAAGGAAAGGTTTCTTTAGAACATGATATGATACCCAAGTGGCTGTCAGAGGGAAAGAAGCTTGGCGGCTTTGTCAATGACGGCTATTTTATTGATATTGGAGTTCCAGAAGATTATTACCGGTTTGATGAAGATGTAAGGAAAGGAACGGTGACCATATGATTATCAGAGGACGTGCGCCCCTTCGGGTAAGTTTTGGAGGAGGCGGAACCGATGTGGCCCCCTTCTGTGTG
It encodes the following:
- a CDS encoding nucleotidyltransferase family protein, with amino-acid sequence MQAVLLAGGLGTRLRSVVNDRPKPMALIEGKPFMEYVVLELKKHGVKEIIFAVGYKGSMVEEYFEDGTRWGIKVSYAYEEELLGTAGAIKNAGRLVTDDRFLALNADTFYQIDYERLTSLSEERNLHMALVLREVPDVSRYGQALLEDGWLKSFDEKTEESVRGTINGGVYYLRRSLLEEIPEGKVSLEHDMIPKWLSEGKKLGGFVNDGYFIDIGVPEDYYRFDEDVRKGTVTI